The Streptomyces sp. TLI_105 DNA segment GAGCGGTAGACCGCGCCCACCTGCCGGGTCATCTCGGGCCAGCCGACCTGGTCGAACTGGACGATGGCCATGCCGCTGAGGACGGGATTCCCCGCGTACACGTTGATCGGGAGCGTCGGCAGCAGCAGGATCGCGCTGCTCACGGCGTTGAGCGCGGTCAGTCCGCCGATCACCCCGAGCCGCTTGGCGCTGCGGGCCCACCGGTCGACGACCACGGCCCCCGCGGCGAGGAGCACGTACTGCAGCGCGGTGGTGTAGGCGCCCTGTCCGCCGACGATCAGCAGCACGACCACCATCAGCGGATACGACCAGCCGACGAACCGGTAGGCGCGCCACTCGGGGCGCCGCAGCAGCGCGACGAGACCGGCGATCCACACCGGGTTGAGGAAGAAGCCGATGAGGAGGAGCTGCATCGGGACGAAGGTGCTGCGGGACAGGCTGTCCAGCGCCTTGGACAGCGCGGCGCTCATCTCCAGCTGCGGCATGCCGTGGGTGATCTGCCAGATCAGCACCGGCGAGGCGATCACCACGGCCACGCCGACCGAGGCCGGGAAGCGCCAGGTCCGGAAGACCCGTCGCGGTCCGAACACCAGCAGGCCGGCCCCGAGGCAGAGCAGCAGGAGGACCAGCAGGTACTTCGCGGTCAGGCCGACGCCGACCACGACGCCGATCGCCCACCACAGCCGGGTGTCGCGGGTGCGCACCATCCGGATCAGCAGCCAGGTCACCGTGATCCAGGACAGCTCGTCCCAGTTGTTCGTGCCCATGATGTGGCCGGTGTACATGACCAGGCCCGAGGCGAACGCCATGAATCCCGCGAGTGTCTGCGCCCGGGAGCCGCCGCCCAGCTCGCGGGCGATCAGCGGGGCGAGCAGCACGGCGAGGGAGGCCAGCAGCGCCGGCACCACACGGAAGCCGAAGAGGTTGTCCCCGAACACCGCCATCTCGGCCTTGGCGACGAGCGCGACGAGCGGGGGCTGGTCGACGTAGCCCCACGCCAGATGGCGGCTCGCGGCCCGGGTGTAGAGCTCGTCCACGTGGTAGCCGTGCCGGGTGGCCAGCACCAGCAGGCACACCGTCATCGCGGCGGCGGTCAGGGACACCGGCCGCCACGGCACGGGAGCGAGCCCCGGCCCCTCGGGCGGCGGCGTGGCCGCCTCCTGGTCCGAGGGCGCGGTCGCTTTCACGAAAGTCATCGGGGACTCCGTTCCGTCAGGGCTCGCTGCCGTGTCGGAATGCCGGACACGACTCAGCCCTCCAATATCGGCGCGCCCACCGGTGACCTCAACGAACTTGAGCCGTGCCGACATTGCGCAGGCCGTGGCCCGCTTCCGGGGGCGGGACGCGGTTGGCCTGGGAGTTTCGTCCACGGGTCAACTTGATGGCGAGGGCCGCCTCCCCGCCGGAAGACTCGGTGGCGTCGGCTGCCGTCACACAGGGAAGGCTCGGCATGACCCCACCCCTGCCGCGCAACCGGAACTACCGCGTTCTCTGGTCCGGCATGTTCCTGTCCGAACTGGCCGGCGAGATCGCGTACATCGCCTTCCCGCTGCTCGTGCTGGCCCACGGGGGCTCGGCGGCCGCGGTCGCCGGTGTCGCCGCGGTGCTCGCCGGTGCCCGCACCCTGGTCAGCCTGCCCGCCGGGGTGCTGGCCGACCGCGTGGACCGCAAGCGGGTGATGGTGGCGACCCAGGGCGTCCGTACGGTGGCGATGCTCAGCGTCGCCGTCGCCGTCCTGCTGGGCGACTGCCCGCTGTGGCAGATCCTGCTCGTGGCCGTCGTCGAGGGCGCGGCCGCCGGCGTCTTCGTACCGGCCGAGAACGCGGCCCTCCCCCAGGTCGTGCCGGAGGACATGCTGCCGCGGGCACTGGCGCGCAACGCGGCCCGGCCGTTCGCCGCGCTGCTGACCGGCCCGGCGCTGGCCGGCTTCACGTTCGGGCTGCACGAGGTCCTGCCGTTCGCGCTGAACACGTCCGTGCTCGCGGTGTCGTTCGTGGCGCTGGCCGCCCTGCATCTGCCGCGCCGCCCCGCCCGGCCCTCGGCCGGGCCCTCGGCCGGGCCCTCGGCCGGCGGGGGGAGCGCGGCCGCCGCCGCGCCGCGGCCCGGCGGGTTCGGGCCGCTGCTGCGCACGCGGACCGTACGCGCGACGATGGCCTGGATCGTCGGCGTCAACCTCGCGTTCCACACCTTGGTCGTGCTCGTACTCGTCGTGTCGGGCGAGGAGCACGTCGCGCCCGGGCAGATGGGCCTGATGATGACGTGCTTCGGCGCGGGCGGTCTGGTCGGTGCCCTGATCGCCGACCGTCTGCACGCGGCGGCGCTGTCGCCGGGCACGCTGGTCATCGGCTCGACCTGGGTCTTCGCCGCCGTCGCCGTCGCCATGGCGTACGCGTCGCGCGGTGTGCCGCTCGGCATCCTGCTGGGCGTGGCCGCGATGGCCATGCCGGTCGCGAACACGACCGTGATCACCTGCCAACTGGCGTCCGTGCCCGACGGTTTGCGGGGACGTCTGTCCGGCCTGGTCGCCCTCGGTTCCGAACTGGCCGCCACGGCCGGCCCCGTCACGGCCGGCGTGCTGGCGGCCGTCACCCGGGACGGGGCCGTGCGCATGCTCGGCGCGGCCGGGCTGCTGGCGGTCGTCGCCGTCGGCGCCACCCTGAGCCCGGCGCTGCGCCGCCTCGCGCTGCCCCGGCCGTCCGACGCACCACAGCCGGCGCACTCCTGACCACCGACAACGGAGGAAGAAGATGCTGCAGCTCCAGCTGCGCGACGAGGACGTCGTCGCGATCGAGAAGATCACCGCGGAGGTCGCGGGGCGCTTCTCGTCCATCGAGGATCCCGCCCTGCACCGGGCCGCCCAGGTCTACGCGCACGAGTTGCCGCGCGGGCTGCGGACGGCACTGGTCGACTTCAGGCTGACCGAGCCGTCGGGGGTGCTGGTCGTGTCCGGGCTGCCGGTCGACGACCTGTCGCTCGGCCCCACGCCGCCGGACTGGCGCGACAAGGCAGCGCCCGACGCGACGCTGCGCCTCGACATCCCGTTCCTGCTCATCGGCTGCTTGCTGGGCGAGCCGATCGGCTGGGCCACCCAGCAGGACGGGCGGGTCATGCACGACATCTTCCCGATACGCGCCCACGAGCACGGTCAGATCGGCTGGGGAAGCGCGGAGACGCTCGCCTGGCACACCGAGGACGCCTTCCATCCCCTGCGCACCGACTACCTGGGGCTCATGTGCCTGCGCAACCCCGGCGGGGTGGAGACGACCTTCGCCGACATCGCCGATGTGCGGCTCGACGAAGCGACGCGCGCGGCCCTGATGGAGGAGCGCTTCAGGATCCTTCCGGACGACTCGCACCGTCCGCAGAACCAGGTCGCGGGCGACCGCGAGGATCCCGAGGTGGCCGAGCTCACGAGGCGCAGCGCCGAGCGGGTGGAGAGCGCCCTGCGGTCCCCCGAGCCGGTGGCGGTCCTCTTCGGCTCCCCCAAGGATCCGTACATCCGGCTGGATCCCTACTACATGCAGGGGGTGCAGGGTGAGCGCGAGCAGCGGGTGCTGGACGAGATCGGGAAGGCCCTGGACGGCGCGATGGGCGGGGTGGCCCTGGCTCCCGGCGACATCGCCTTCCTCGACAACTACCGCGTGGTGCACGGCCGCAAGCCCTTCCGGGCGCGATTCGACGGCACCGACCGCTGGCTGCGTCGGCTGAATATCACCCGTGATCTGCGCAAGTCCCGGCACGCGCGGCTGACGGCGGAGTCGCGGGTCATCTACTGACGGTTTATCTACTGACGGGTCGTCCACCGACGCACGGATCGTGGTCGCCGACCGGACCGGACATCTCCGACAATGAATTTTCGGCCGACTGCGACTGAATCACGCCCGTCGTTTTCGAGACACACGGAAAAGCACGGCAGGCCCGTAGGGAGTTCGATGAAGTGATCAACGGCGCGGCGAGGAAGTCGGGCCCGGTCAGGGGGGTGGAGCAGGCCGGGCACGGGCGGCGGCGAGAGGGGAAACGGTCACGCGGATCGCAATTACGTGGCCGGGGCACTAAATCACG contains these protein-coding regions:
- the gntD gene encoding guanitoxin biosynthesis L-enduracididine beta-hydroxylase GntD — translated: MLQLQLRDEDVVAIEKITAEVAGRFSSIEDPALHRAAQVYAHELPRGLRTALVDFRLTEPSGVLVVSGLPVDDLSLGPTPPDWRDKAAPDATLRLDIPFLLIGCLLGEPIGWATQQDGRVMHDIFPIRAHEHGQIGWGSAETLAWHTEDAFHPLRTDYLGLMCLRNPGGVETTFADIADVRLDEATRAALMEERFRILPDDSHRPQNQVAGDREDPEVAELTRRSAERVESALRSPEPVAVLFGSPKDPYIRLDPYYMQGVQGEREQRVLDEIGKALDGAMGGVALAPGDIAFLDNYRVVHGRKPFRARFDGTDRWLRRLNITRDLRKSRHARLTAESRVIY
- a CDS encoding MFS transporter — protein: MTPPLPRNRNYRVLWSGMFLSELAGEIAYIAFPLLVLAHGGSAAAVAGVAAVLAGARTLVSLPAGVLADRVDRKRVMVATQGVRTVAMLSVAVAVLLGDCPLWQILLVAVVEGAAAGVFVPAENAALPQVVPEDMLPRALARNAARPFAALLTGPALAGFTFGLHEVLPFALNTSVLAVSFVALAALHLPRRPARPSAGPSAGPSAGGGSAAAAAPRPGGFGPLLRTRTVRATMAWIVGVNLAFHTLVVLVLVVSGEEHVAPGQMGLMMTCFGAGGLVGALIADRLHAAALSPGTLVIGSTWVFAAVAVAMAYASRGVPLGILLGVAAMAMPVANTTVITCQLASVPDGLRGRLSGLVALGSELAATAGPVTAGVLAAVTRDGAVRMLGAAGLLAVVAVGATLSPALRRLALPRPSDAPQPAHS
- a CDS encoding glycosyltransferase family 39 protein, which produces MTFVKATAPSDQEAATPPPEGPGLAPVPWRPVSLTAAAMTVCLLVLATRHGYHVDELYTRAASRHLAWGYVDQPPLVALVAKAEMAVFGDNLFGFRVVPALLASLAVLLAPLIARELGGGSRAQTLAGFMAFASGLVMYTGHIMGTNNWDELSWITVTWLLIRMVRTRDTRLWWAIGVVVGVGLTAKYLLVLLLLCLGAGLLVFGPRRVFRTWRFPASVGVAVVIASPVLIWQITHGMPQLEMSAALSKALDSLSRSTFVPMQLLLIGFFLNPVWIAGLVALLRRPEWRAYRFVGWSYPLMVVVLLIVGGQGAYTTALQYVLLAAGAVVVDRWARSAKRLGVIGGLTALNAVSSAILLLPTLPINVYAGNPVLSGMAIVQFDQVGWPEMTRQVGAVYRSLPTDEQAHTVIYGNHYGQAGAIDRWGPEYGLPKAYSGHNSYADFGVPGEDKTTVIAIGVDPKRFGALFASCEPRGAYENDLPVSDDGQKFLVCRGPLKPWPHLWEQLRWIGFQCPYTAEAITAESAKGCD